The genomic region attttgatttgattaatttaattttgattttataaatttaaatttaagaaaatttttttactaaaattttttgttgctcacTTTCTTTGTTCGTTTagacaaatttgcaaaaaagagttcaaaatcttttttatacGTTTAGAGGGAGAGCATGTGGCGAATGAGATATAGAGAGAGAATTAACTTTGTGTATGTAAAGTTTGGGAAGCATTACCAAAGACACTGGACAGTTAGCATAGCAATATTCGACAAATGAGATACATCGCtcaacattaaacaacaatagaAGTGGGTTAAGTGTATGTTTTGTTCTAGAAATTACATaagttttggaaaatatgtatgtgtatgtgtgtatttagtTGGATTCGAGTTATGAGAGATTCATCggctataaaaatgtataataagtaattatgaaatttattttatgaatatatagtTTTTTCAATCCATTCGTCCATGCTGAATGTAGCCACATCTTTGTTTTCGGTGTCCCGCTGCTTGAATATATCtgcaacagaaaaaaatatattttgattacatttttgttgttattattttatcaaataatgccttcacacacacataccaataTAAGTTCTAATTTTGACTGCACACATAAGGAAATCATCGAATGAAATTTTACCATCGCGCGAACCATAACGATGTGCCAACGCATTGAGTATACGATTGTTGAGGTGATAGCCGGCGGAGTTGAGTGCATCACGCAATTTAAAGCCATCAATGCGTCCGGTTTGTTCCGGATCATAAAGCTTAAATACCGCTTTCCATTTTGCAATGTCGGTGAGTAGCGCTTCGAACTCCTCGAAACCCAGTTTACCCGACTGATCGACATCCATCATGGCAACCATGGAGCGGCAGACATCCTTCGAGAAACCATTACTACTCTCCTCCATTATGACTATAGTAAAAATGGtgaaaatcatttgaaaatatgaCTTTAGTAATAAATTGCATTTAAGCTGTTTCTCACCCGGTGGCAATCCCATATAACCGCCAGGCTTGGTTTGATTTGCATTTGAAGGATTTTGTTCGTTGCCCTCCGAAAAGATGCTCTCAAATGGTGTACCCTTGCAAAATGGACCACAAATAAGCGCTAAAATATTGAGGCCACCGCCCTCAGCCGGAGCGCCACCGCCAACATCAGCGTTTTGCACATTATAATTGTATGGTGTATAACTTGTACTCTTTGGCAAGTCTGTTTGATGTCGGGCATGAAAATATGTAATGTTGAaatgattaattttattattattaaagtgTTATAGTATAATATGGTATTTAGTTATTATtaaagtatttataattttttaacacacAATTTGGCATTACACAGTCACCTACCATCTTTCATTGAATGATCCAATATCCGTTTCAATTCCATCCAATCCACTTCCATGTCTGGACCAGCAatacttttgaaaagttttaaaagactTTCATTATGTCCTTCGTTCGGTCTGGGATCCATTGGGTTTGGAAGATTTGGCAACACCTGCACAGTAACAGACaagttttagaaatatttcataatgATTTGACGAGCAAACAAACTAGAGAATTGTACTTCGAAGTAATAgcacaaaattaaagaaattgctagattatagaaatatatagatatacataaatatatacatatgtatatgtacaaaaattcgaattacaaaaatatattagtatGAAACGTATGGACTGTCTACATAATATTgctaatttcttttatataattctttaatCAAAGGATACTAGAAtgcttcaataaaaaaatttcaatatttacttaATGGGTTATATTCacctttgaatttcaaaaaaatatttttttttaccaaaataatgtatgtatgtatgtacgtataattgaaaatattctctgaaaaatttaatttgatccGAAATATTGCTCCTTATATATGggtgtattttttaattcttaaaatctTCTTTCTCTTTCTTACATTGATTTTTGCAGAGTCGGTGAGAAAATTTTCTCTGAATCGGCTAGACcgatcgatttgaaatttccaAACGATTTtcttagatacatacatatatttatcgcGTCTTTCTGACCTGCAAGTGAATATGACCCCTTAAGACTCGAAAATTATACACTACTACtttgaaataaaatcaataatcaAGTAATGTATTCTACTGGAGTGCTTTTTTAAGGTTTTCATAGCCTTGGTTGAAAGTTGAAGTTTTCGctcatacataaatttatatttacctCGATGTCACCTTAACTTTTTAGTCACAACTGTCATGAACTACACCAACTAATCAGCAGTAACCATTTTATCAACcgctttttgttttcatacaccatataatttaaaattttcaatatttttattaataaattgtattaacTATGATTAAAAGTGctgtaagtatacatatatgtatatacgataaATGATTTCAATGGCTAACCGGCAAACTATTATGTGAGTAGAATTATGCATAAAGAAATGTTGGAATGAATTTTAGAGTTGAGCactaaaatatatgaatatacatacatatgtatgtatgtaatgggcagataaaatatcaatttgacTTCACTTCGAATGAACAACCATAATTTTTCTTGTAGAATTAAATTCAATGAATATTTTCTCAGATCAaggtaaatgaaaaattttttaagcgaTTGAAAGTGATTATAATACATAATTTCTACACACTGGCCAAACCCTGAGTAAAAGCATTcctgtatgtatttatgtaaattgtaAGTAAttgcatgcatgtacatatgtatgtgcagcaGTTATATACAAGCATGAAGcatataaatacttaaattaaCATTATTACTAACCTTATCATCAGTCGGGCTTCCATATCCAACATGGTCGTCATTCTCTCTGGTGTATTAGTAGTATTGGAAGGATCAAAAGggaaagagaagaaaaaagttTGGTAAAAGAGTGCAGAACAAATGACAAACCCACAAAGGATTGTCAAGCACATCCATTCTGAATTATGTATGTAGGTCTGTGACACACAGTTAAAGTATATGGAATGAGTAATTAGGTACAGTGAAAGTGCACTTTAGCGGGCTAAGCGGCAGGACTACACCTTATATACACAACAGGTGGATATTCTTTAGACacgcatttacatatacatatgtacatatatataaatatatatatgtatatataaatattaattcgaaaaagtataaaaaaaatataaaacaaataaaaataaaaaaatattgtgtagtcgaaaaagtcttttcgtatttccaatcaaacttcaacttatttttttatatttataatattaaacaaatatgtaagattttggtcgaccactttttgccagaTTTCCGCttgagacattattccatcagtgtaaatcgaaatttcgaaatttttcagaacggaagcgagcaaaccaATGTTGTGCTACtagaactgatacagcatcgtctccgttaacttaacaaatttcattgatggcttgcgtggcattctaccctttttttataaaaaaatttaaaaatattgcgaatttcttcattgttttcactaatttttgaacagctgtaacttttttttcaacttctccgaatttttttttggtaaatgaagcttaaaatctcacgtttccaacattatatggtatgacacaatgtgattggtagcaattgagatatacgactgcaacgatatctattgacaaaaaaggctttttcgactacccaatattaagtTTAGCAAACTAGGCCAAGTGGTCATGTGCGCTCAGACactcaaaaattacaaaaaaatataatgtaatatttacaaccgatacaattttttttttcgtttaaaatagCGCTGTTTCACTGTACTTATGATTTTTCACATAACACTTTTTGAtgagttgtaaaaaaaaaaatatatataggtaCATACTCCATGTTATTCTGAGTTTCCGAGAAAACACGAATAACGAATTCACCTTCCTCATTTGGATCAAAGGTTGATGGTACAATTAAGTAATGACCAGGTGGCAGCTTAAAACGTGCACAAACCTAAAAGTAcagattaaaaatttgtattttaattttcgcCTACCTCTTCGCCTtcatacttatataatttaGTATACTGTAAGTGAAATCGCACTCACCTCACGGGTATTAATGAAATGTGGCGAACGTCCAACGGATGCAcgatatttaaagaaattcacACCTTGTGGTCGTGTGTGTAAGTCATCTTCGGTTAGATGATAAATGGCAAAACCGATTGTCAAACATTCCATGCCCATATTACGCTTTGAACGACGATTCTTTTGCATCAGCGCCACAATAACCGTACACTTgccatcatcatcatcttcatCCGGATCGGCTAGTGTTATTACATACTGTGGATTATGCCAAAAGGTGTCTAAAAAGTTACGACAACCACCAGCTGTTACACCTTGCGTCCATTCACCCTCAAACATTGACATTTCCCAACGTCGTTTACCACTATTTTGTTGCTCCTCGGTAAGTGAATCAGGTGATAAATTACAGATTTCAACACGATCGAAATGATTGAGGAAATCTTGAAATGACATCCAAAATTCACCATCACGATCAAATGTTAAACCGATTTCCTGTTTCTGATCTTCGGGTATATAACGCCATTCGGGTGAACTATCACTCCACGGACCATTCCATTCGGCCTCATTACCCCAGGGATTACGCATACGTATCATTGGTATTTTACCTTGCCGATTGGGTACAGCAATATCGAGTAAACAAACTTTCGTTATCGAGTATGCGTGACCACGTATCAGGCCTTGTGGCGTCTCAGCCTCCAAAACATTCGGATCGGGCTCTAATGAGCAACCCATCAGGGAGTTACGATCGACAGCTTTATGTAAAATGTTGAATAGATTTGGTGGTGCCTCTTTTAAGTCATACCATTCCGTTACACCGCCAGTAAAATCTTCCATACCCTCACAAGTGGTGCCGCCCTTCAGCGCTTCATATGAGCCATGTAATCTGTGTGGGTGTGGAAAGAAATTTaatcaaatgcaaaaaataacagAGCTTATTTCACGCACTTGGCATAGGCTTTCTCCAGCAGTGCACTCCAAAATTCGTTCTTCTCAGTGGAATGCATATACATCAATTCGCCGCGATATGTCGGCAGACGATCGTCGACCACCACATCAATCCATTTACCATATTGCcaaaagcaaaaatgaaaaataccaGCATAGCTTTCCTCGAAGCTTTGATCTGGTGGCACAACGCGAAAGAATAGATTTGGATCCTGCGTCAGATTGGCAGTGGCGGCGAGCAACCAACAGTCGCCCAATTCGCCTTGCTGCACATCGAAACGCGAATAGCCTTCCACGAAGAATTGTGGATCATCAGCGATCTCctgcattttgtttttataattggtATTATTGTGTGCACATATTTTTCCCATGACTGTACTTACATGCGGTCTCATCCATTCAATGTGTCGATCGGGTCGTTGTGAAAACAGAAGAGACTCGTTGTTGGCTGGAAACAGCGGATCCTCAAATAAGGAGCCATTTGCTAGGCACATGCTCCGGATGGACTCAAAGTCTTGGATGTCTGCTTGCACCCGTGTACCACTGCCCTTTTCGCCAAGCTAAGAAATATGTGCAAAATAATTGCTCATTAATCATAATCAATTTAGCAACCCTTACTAAATATGGCGTGATTTGTATGCGTTTACAGCAAAAAAGgcataactaaaaaatttacaaaaaaaaaatgtttccttttGTGAACTAAAATAGGTTATAAAAACGTCTATTTTCTGTGGTCGAAAGCGTAAAACTGTATTTCAAGCCGGACCAACTCCAATTCAAAGAGTCAAACTCCCAAGAGTGTTTCTTTTATGAAAGATGCACTTCTCAAGAGAATTCTTAAATGGAATTTGAGGTAGAGCTGATATTAcagaaaaatacacaaatttttctaatattggTTGCAGAAGCATCCACTCGACGTTGCCGAGAATACTCGAGGCAGACAGTATTTGCCATCTCATCAGCACAAACCGAATTGATGAACATATTTTCTAgattacagggtttgtccggaaagtaaaagaactgattttcttccgccaagactgtacttcggagcgtgcgcggaCTGGCtgaattcggtagagggcgttcctagctaacgaacaatcggctggtcagttgtctccgagcacttgGAGAGtgaggacaaacattttcgcgcgacgtgtttctgtgagtggtgaaagccgaaaatgcagcgttcgttagagcagaggtccgcgattaaattctgtgtgaaactcggtaaatctgcgacagagacatttgatatgatcaagcaggcttacccagatgtttcTTTAGTAAGAAGCGGTGTGTTTTGGTTGCACCAGGTGTTTTTGGATGGCCGGGTAGGGGTTGCTGAtaaatgagcaaatccaaagtgaaaacgatgctcattgttcttttacatcaaaggcatcgtctaCCATGAATTTGTCCAAGAGGGACACACCGTCAACTCCAACTTTTatgtggaagtcctcaagagactcaaacgaagggtcaatcgcgtccgacaagacatcgcagtcgattggaagttgcaccacgacaacgacCCGgttcacaccgcctttcttgtgaagaGCTACcgaacgcttccgcagccgccctacagcccagatgtggccgcCTCTGacttttttttggtgaaaaaggAGTTTTTTGTTTGGTCAGTCCTGTCACGGAAGTAGCAATCTCACGAAGTATTGGAAAATGCTTATTTTGACTCTTTTTAACATCATTCTTTCTTTCCAAAACTTAAAGGGCTTTCAATCAGGTTCTCCATTACAATCAAAATGAAGCcctaaaatatgaaataacttGCAAAACGTTTCAAAAAATCCGGATTCATCAGTACCATCAATACTTTACGACACATTTCTACAAGATTTCAGTTAATTCGTACTTTGTAAATCAGCTGTCCATCGAAGGTACGCTTTCGCATCAACGCAGGTGGTTTTTTAACAGCTTCACTCAACTGCTTTTCACATTTCACATCACACGTGTCGAGTTGCACACTCTTGCTATCCACACTGTCCGCATCAATCGGCGCTAAATTGTAGTAAAGTGCCTCGATACTTAAACTGGCGGTCAAGCAGGCAGTTCTACGCAATGTCGACGCGTTTTCGGTGTCTCTTATATCCGCTTTGGTGCAAACATCGCTCTCCACTTGAAACACACAAGAATCGGCGACTAAGGTGGATGTGCGACTATATTCACTTTCTTTCGTCAACATTTTTCGACGTTCGACACAATTTCGAAGAGGCGGGTACTACGTGTACTATGAGTACAGCCACAAGAACTCTATTGTGCACTTTTCGAATATTCGCGTTTTTGCTGACTTATCGCACGCTTTTGCCTGCCAACTCGTGGAGTACACGCATTTGAATGACCAGCACGCGGACACAAGAAACGCTATTTAGGTCCTGTTTGCCCGTTTTCAATGGACAATGGCCTGTGTCTAGACGTGATATGCGCATCGCaatcatttaaataatattatggaTATTAAGGAGTGCTACGCAACTTAGTTTATACCACGAAGCTCATTTAtaccgtgtgtgtgtgtgtactgtTGGGAATGGAATGGCGCGCCAATGAAGGGATAATTTAATGCttttttaactcaaatatgtcacGAATAACGGTGGTTAACGCATGATAGTTGACTAAATTAGGCTGAAAAATCTCTCTATTGGGAGAAAATTCGCATATCCATGTGGTAGGTGGCCCGTACCGAGGTACCATTATAACATCATCTTTTTACGGTGCACTTAAAGTTGATactgaattaaattttatgctaaaattcgctattttttaatgtcatagcgccttgttgttgtttaatttgGCGCATAGGCGAATGGGAGTGCGTACAGACATATCCTTCTGTACGGAATAGCTGTACTTTCCTTTTGCCTTATTATCACTTGCAGGCACTCCTTAAACTTAACACTATAACGGTATGCAGCAACATATGCTTAAATAGCTGTGTTTGTGCTTGTGTAAATGTGACAAAGCAGTGGCGTAGGCCTTGAAGTTTGTCCTagaaagtttttacatttcttcgGAGTTAGAATGTTTGTAAAACTTAATTGGTTTTATTTAGCACTAAAGTATATAGCAGATGCACGAtcttatatggaaaattgtttctttGATAAAGCATCTTTACATATTGTCCAAGACAGCGCTATAAGTTCTGAAAacattgtttagatcggaccttTATACCATACAGCTGctatacaagctgaacgatcagGATAGATACCAATAAGAAATGCATCAATACCCATAATTAGCTTCGGTATAGCCGAAGTTTGGCATTTAGCGAATTTTCCACAAGAACTATTGAATATAGCTCGCAAGCCAGGGGTCATGGCTCACGCTTAATCTAGGAGAGAAGATTTCAAGTCACACTAACAGAGGATGGATGGCGCAAGGATACGTGATGCCCCAGTGGAACTTTCAACAACTATACAGACGGATCAAAAATAGTAGATGGAGTGGGCATCAGGATCTATTGCTCGCAGCTGGATCTTATGTGACCCATCAAGCTAAATATCTAATAAGATAGTCAAGAGTGACATTCGCTTTACTAACGAAGTAGCTCTGAAAATATGCAAGCCAACGTAACTTCTAAAAGGGCTGACGGATCAGAGTGAGATGGAATGCCTCGCCAAGATCACGGAACGGAAGATAAAACTCAAGCTTTCTACTCTCAGGGTCTCGAATAGACTGCAGCATTTTAAAAAGCGATACACAACGAAACTTCCGTAAGGGCTGACAGACGGATCGGGGTGAGATGGAATGCCCCAAGCAAGCTTTCTACTCTCACGGTCTCGAATAGACTGCAGGACGGTTGTTGGCCCAATCACGGcttagatatctaggagcttcACGGTTCAAGGGACTGGAGGCTGTATCAGAATTAGATCttcgcaaaaagcgttgacgtACTGCACGACGTAAAATTACTGTTATTTTTCTAAGTGTGGCTCTTTATTAGCGCTACAGACCCCTTAAGACTTTTTAGCTTTACAGCTATGTGGCTGCAAAAGTAACTGTAATTGTACCGTCTCTTAAGTGGTAATGCACCTCAATGGCAATTATGCAAATAGGAGGCGCGTTTTAGGGGGATGTCGCTGATTTTTCCATGTCGACCAATGTGGGAATATGTTATTTGCGAAAAGTTACAGTAATATTGTAAGACGcaagaataaatgaaatatttaatttttttgtccaCTGGATTCATATGTCGACtgattttaacttttaataacataaaatgCAGGGTCTTCAAacaaattttgcataatttattagAGTAATTAAACTAAATGACTTCAACATGATATCGAATCTGACATTGTCAACCAAAAAATAGTGTATCAATTTGTTAATGATTCAAAGCtatgatacatttttataatcgTTTTCGCATTCAAAGAAATAATGGATATTAgttatttttcaactttctaCGCCATCTCGTTCTCCGTTCTCCTACGGAAAGTTTAAATCAACAAGAGTTTGATTAATATAAAATAGTgataattgaaagaaaaaactgTCAACTTGACTATAGTTTGAAATGTATTAAAGTATCGGCgattaattgaataaaaagtgTGCGGAACTTACATTTGATGTCTAAGTATGCAATAACGATTTCAAAGAAGCCGCATAAAAAATAGTGAaagcaattatttatttgtaattacaatttctgtataaatgtacataaatacatagataAACGCATATATCTAAAGCAagatttttactatatttagGAATGTTACTGTTCAAGtgttaaaaataagaaaaaaaacatatacgGAACGATGTATGAGCACTCAAATggatatttttcacatttttgctTACTAATTCAAATCTTACAGCAAACAAGTGGAATGTGCACAAAATGAAAGTGTcgtgaaaaattgtattttagttttttagaaaaaaaaaaattaagaaaaaatcgaaatttttagaaaacaaatcgaagtttttttcaaaaaatatgaaaattcgcTTTACAATTGGAGGTATATTTTTGATGATAAATAGATTTGTTCTAATATTTATTCTACATATACAGatgtgcatacaaatatattcaaatatgtatacacattaacacttattaattaaatgaataatGTAcgcacatacatgtgtatttatGTTTGTTATCAGCTTTATTAAACACTTGAGTATGTAAGTATTGTATTTAAGTTATGATCTTTCTCCCGCCGACGTTGtttgttttgtataaaaaatgcaagGAAATTCTTGAAGTAATACTCACCACACGCATATTTTTAATGCTTGGAAGAACACGTTTGGTATCAGcctcttttttaataaatatttcgttgATGACCGAGCCGACAACTTCTTTTGCCGCACCCACTGCTGCATCACCGGCCACATTTAGGAATTCTTTTCCAGCCTGTTTGAGAAAACTCGTCAATTCATCCATTTTGATATTAGGAGTTCTAGAAAGAAACGATTGGAAAAATTATAGAAGTCATGTATCATTTATTATTAGTTTCGGCaaataaaattcatacaaaGTATTAAACTAAGCAATTTATTACAAGCGTTTATTATGAtgggaaatatgtatataatatgactAATCCGTAGTGTTTGCTTTAACAATTAGCTCAAAAGAACTTATAGCATATGTTGTTATTGGCTATGAATGCAgagctattcaaataaaatGGACCGCTTTTATACacacggacatggctaaatcgacttaacTCGTCActttgataatttatatactatatgtcttGTTCTGGGTTTTCATGGCATTTCAACATAGCCTGTTCACTTGAGTCTTTGAAAGATGTGGTGTGAGGTAgtgtaggtatatgtatatgtaagtttatttatatttatttaatcgtTGTAAGCCAATTACTGACAGATAAATAGATTATCTATATATTATTGACAACCTTGCATAGCATAAGTTGTATTATTCACTATTAAATCCAATAGAGGAAGTCGGCCATATTGAGTATTTTGTTTCACTTTCATAGTGTAGTATTGAAAaggaattaatttctttttacattTGCCCTTGTAACATTTCTTTCACCTTTAATTATCAAATCCAAAAACGCATCACACTGAAtctataaatattcaaaatgctGAAATATCGTATACCTTAAACAATAACTGAGGAGCGTCAACTTTTTATATTGgatatcaaaatattaatacGTAGTTTGTCTGTAATGTATACTTGTCTAAGCacgttttaagaattttattgaATTGATTAATAACGAATTAAGTTAACCCATTATATTTTATGACATCATCAACTGGAATCGCTCTTATAAAGATCCCACAGGAAGTTCACGGATGCGTTATTTCTACCGGTATAGTAAACACATATTCAACTCTTATCTTTTTACACCCacctgtaatttttatttatttgtttacactttatttattttctgtttaaacACTAAGCAATTGTATTCGCTTATCCAAAATTGATTCCATCTAGAGAAAGTCAGCTGcccaatgtacatatgtatattgatatatgtacgtgtgtgtgaaAAGCGGCTCAGTACATTCCGCGAGTGTTTATACACTGTGagatggattttttttttagattagaAACACTTTTAAAAGTCTCCGTAATAACGTACAATGCATAGCTGTAAGAAAGCCATATATATCATTTATCACTAATActtttatgtttgtattttaattctattaaaagaaaaaaaactattgtTGCTTATTTCCAATTCTTTACTATTGCTGTTATTTGTTTGAAGAGATTATTTCATGTGAGTGACACTGTAATGTTCTTGCAAACAGTTGTTGCTAAATACTTGATTACTGAGCTGCCAGATCACTTTTTCCGGAAACTTTTATGacattcattaaatattttaagctggCAACGTTATCGAActtgcaattaaaattaaccCAGGAAGATTGTAGAGCTAGAATTCACCATGAATGAAACTTTATgaacagacatacatatttatgcattttcagCTCCCACAACACGCAATTTGCCGTTTAATTATATGAATTTAAACACATAACATTATATGGGAATCAAACACACTCTTAATATAACTCAGCCAGTccaatttaatgtaaaaattgtatgtatgtatatgatatttctgtttaaaatgttatgaatatagtttaatattaatttatatttaattataagaaatcaaatatgtatatatatatatcttacaagaacaaattttaatttaatatacataaaccTACAACTGATTTGAAGTTATTCATTATTTGTAATTACATAATAATAGATTGTTAGATTTTTAAGGTGTAAATTGTCACTATTTTTCTCTCCTATTTCCGTGGTTCTCAAAGAGGACTGGCGTCGGATTCGTCACGTTCGTGAATTGCAGTTATGCTCTGTTGTAAGGCATTTGGTGTTAGCCAttctctataaaaaaaaaaaaatatgtcattTATATGTTagatttagttaaattaaataaaaaataaaaataatagtaaattatATATTACTTTGGCAAGCATCTTTGAAGAAATGGCACACAGGAGCTAAAATGAGCTAGGCGATTTACCCAGCTAGGGATTTCTTGGCCACAAAGAATCTACAAACAACACGCATACACTTGgattaaatttacaattttgtaagcaattaatatatatacaaacctGAGTAAGAGAGCTTGAAAAATGATTGCAGTTGTTGTTCATTAAGTGATATCGATCGCCACGAAATTGATTACCCAACTCATCGACAATGCGTCGAATTTCTTCATATGTAAAATCAGTGCAGCCAATTTGTATACTTTGTCTAAATTGAAACTGCTCGCCCAACTCGTCATGATCTCGAGGTGTTATTTCGAAAACACCTGTAAACGGAAAAGGATGTCCTCCATATGCGAACTCTGTGCCGAAAATTTCTACGCCGGAATGAAAAACACCTAATCCTATCGATGTAGTATATTCATTTATCCAAtactgcaaaaacaaaataaataattatgtattttgttcttattttagaaaaatattaaatgtacaCAATTACCATGTCATAGACATTTAAAATAACTGGTTCACGATTACTCATGTTTGTTGGTAGTAATTCGTCGCTCCCGCTGTCTTTTGGTACGCCAAGGCAACTGGGAAATGACAAATTGCAAGGTAGGCCGTTCGaaaacattatatgtatgtatattaaaaactcCGATGttataataatatcaatatggatgaaataaaatattcttcaaTTAATAATCCGATAACGTAACGAGGTTATTTCTTGTGAGCAAAAGAATCAAGCATTTAACTATAAAACGCGCTTGGATCTTTTCGtttgttatgtttgtatgtttttcgAGAGGGTACTACTATTTAGATAAAGCTTTTGTGGAGGAAGACTACGAAAATTATCAGATGGTGATGATTCCTGTGAATAAACAATAGTGtactttaaaatacatatatgccttAATATAAATGTTTACTTTAATGAACATGCattgatataaatataaatagaaactatgaataaattaactaatgttaaataaatttaagagcaatttatttttattaaatatgaaaataaattacactAAAGGAACCAAAGTAGAAGGAGCTATCTAACCGGAAAGGTTATAACAGAAAAACTACATACGGTCATAGACCGTTAGATCA from Bactrocera tryoni isolate S06 chromosome 3, CSIRO_BtryS06_freeze2, whole genome shotgun sequence harbors:
- the LOC120770824 gene encoding calpain-A isoform X3 is translated as MDELTSFLKQAGKEFLNVAGDAAVGAAKEVVGSVINEIFIKKEADTKRVLPSIKNMRVLGEKGSGTRVQADIQDFESIRSMCLANGSLFEDPLFPANNESLLFSQRPDRHIEWMRPHEIADDPQFFVEGYSRFDVQQGELGDCWLLAATANLTQDPNLFFRVVPPDQSFEESYAGIFHFCFWQYGKWIDVVVDDRLPTYRGELMYMHSTEKNEFWSALLEKAYAKLHGSYEALKGGTTCEGMEDFTGGVTEWYDLKEAPPNLFNILHKAVDRNSLMGCSLEPDPNVLEAETPQGLIRGHAYSITKVCLLDIAVPNRQGKIPMIRMRNPWGNEAEWNGPWSDSSPEWRYIPEDQKQEIGLTFDRDGEFWMSFQDFLNHFDRVEICNLSPDSLTEEQQNSGKRRWEMSMFEGEWTQGVTAGGCRNFLDTFWHNPQYVITLADPDEDDDDGKCTVIVALMQKNRRSKRNMGMECLTIGFAIYHLTEDDLHTRPQGVNFFKYRASVGRSPHFINTREVCARFKLPPGHYLIVPSTFDPNEEGEFVIRVFSETQNNMEENDDHVGYGSPTDDKVLPNLPNPMDPRPNEGHNESLLKLFKSIAGPDMEVDWMELKRILDHSMKDDLPKSTSYTPYNYNVQNADVGGGAPAEGGGLNILALICGPFCKGTPFESIFSEGNEQNPSNANQTKPGGYMGLPPVIMEESSNGFSKDVCRSMVAMMDVDQSGKLGFEEFEALLTDIAKWKAVFKLYDPEQTGRIDGFKLRDALNSAGYHLNNRILNALAHRYGSRDGKISFDDFLMCAVKIRTYIDIFKQRDTENKDVATFSMDEWIEKTIYS